The nucleotide sequence CGTCGCCTGAGATCTCGATCCAGCTGGCGCGTGCGAACACGGTCGGCAGCGCGACGTCCGCGATCATGGCACGCGAGGCCCAGGCGCCGGCGCAGAAGTGAGGGCCGGCGCCGAAGGCCACGCTCTTGGAGACGTCTCGTCGCACGTCGAACTGGTCGGCGCGCTCGAAATGCTTCTCGTCGCGGTTGGCCGAACCGAACATCAGGAACACGCGCTCATCTAGCTCGAACGACACGTCGCGGATGGTCCACGGCTTCGCGATGCGCCGCGGCGACATGCCGATCGGCGAGATCCAGCGGGCATATTCCTCGAAGGCCTGGAGCCAAGACACCTCGCCCTTGCGCACGAGATCGAGCTGCTCGGGATGGGTCAGCAGCGCCCAGACCGTGCCGGCGATCGCCTTGCGCGGTTCGTTCTGGCCGCCGGAGATCGCGAGCTTGACGTTGGCGCGCACGCTCTCCATCGGCATGCCCGATGCGAGGAGGAAGCCGAGCAGACTCTGGTCGGGATGCTTGCGCATCACAGGCAGCATGTCGTCGATCGCGGCATCGATGCCGGCGGTCGCCGCATGGCAGCGCGCCTCGACCGCGGGATCGCCGGTGTAGTTGGCGATGCCCTCGATCATGCCTTGCGACCAGGCATCCATCTCGGCAAAGCCGATATTGGTAAGGCCGGTGATCGACTTCAGGCATTCGCCGGAGAACGGCAGCGCGAAGTCGGCCATGAAGTCGATCCGTGCGCCCGGCTCGATCCTATCCATGATGCGGTCG is from Bradyrhizobium sp. ISRA430 and encodes:
- a CDS encoding cytochrome P450, with the protein product MSTAPRIDIDPASFWADPYPMLARMRQEAPIAFVPQLGSTLLVSRDDISISEKQIDVFSSHQPQGLMNRLMGHNMMRKDGEAHQVERRAFFPAVSPRTVKAHWTAQFQAHADRIMDRIEPGARIDFMADFALPFSGECLKSITGLTNIGFAEMDAWSQGMIEGIANYTGDPAVEARCHAATAGIDAAIDDMLPVMRKHPDQSLLGFLLASGMPMESVRANVKLAISGGQNEPRKAIAGTVWALLTHPEQLDLVRKGEVSWLQAFEEYARWISPIGMSPRRIAKPWTIRDVSFELDERVFLMFGSANRDEKHFERADQFDVRRDVSKSVAFGAGPHFCAGAWASRAMIADVALPTVFARASWIEISGDEPVRIGGWAFRGLLNLPVRWLQ